The sequence CAAATTTCCGCCCAACCTCGCCTCAAAACTGAACGTTTGTGGTTAAGTTGAGCAAAATATTTTTAATGGGACAACCGTGGTTGGGGCGTGCCCTAGGGGTGTGCCTTGCCTGGATTTTTCTGGGTTTCATGAGCGGTACTGACCAGGTGCGCCAGTGGGGTTTCGGCCAGCTTAGGGTTTTGGGCTAGCGCTTTTTGTACGGTGATCAGTGTTTCTTTGCTCTCTAGGGCATCTTCCTCTATGCCAAGCTTTTGTAGAAGTGCGGCCGCGGTGTATATTGCGCCGGGGACTAAAAGCACAAAGTGAAAACCTTTACAAGCTTGCATCTGAGTTAATTCAGTAATGAATTTTCTGCCGAGCGCCAAATCCACAGCTTGTTTAGATCGGTCGAAAAAAGCGCTGGAGGAAGTGTTTGCTGACATTGTTGTTATAGTGGATGTTGCCATGTACACATTATATTCATGGGGCGATAGATTGCCAGTGAAAAATTACGATCGAAATTTTGCCGCTATAATCGCGGGGTAATTATCGGCTTAGCCACCATTTGTAGAGTGGGGCAATGTCCAGTGCGGGCTCGGTTTGTTTAAACCTTTGTCTGCGTAGCTTGCTTTTTTGAGCCGTTAATATTGACGATAAAGACTTAAAATAATCATTATTAAACATTAGGTTGTTTAAGTTTATTAATGTTTTTTCTAATATTTTTTCTCGTTGTTCTGGGTTTGCGACAGAGGTCGCTGAAGCCTGAGGCAGTAAGAAAAACCCGGTTTTGGCATAGCGCGCGCAATGGCGAGCATAGTCCACTCTGGCGCAGGCTTCGCTGAAGCTCGGCAATTGGGCGAGGTCTTGCTGCCCAACAGCCAGGATGTTAGCGATCAGCCGGTCGCGCGCGCCAGTGGTGTCTTGGATAAATTGCCTAACAGCCCGTTCGCTCTCAAAGCCTTCGCTATCAAAATAACTCGCAATGCCGTTGATTAAGCAAAAGAGTTCGCCTACCTCGAGAGAGCTAGTTTGCAAGCGTTGAAGCAAGGGGTGTTCTGCCTTGTGCTGCTTGAGTTTGGAGACAGCGTCTCGCCACCATTGCAGGCGTAGACGTGCAGCCATCGACTCTTGGCATTTTAAAATAATACTAAACAGCTCGTCGTGTATCGCATGGATAGTCTCAATCATGGCGCGCTGATCAGCCGGCAATTTGTGTGTCGCGTAATAGAGGGTGCTACCGGGTTTAATCATCCAGTCGGGCCTTTAAATCGTACAGCCATTGCAAGGCCGCTTTGGGTGTTAAGTCATTCGGATCCAGCGCTTTGAATTGCTCAAGCAATTCGCTGGCATGATCATCTTCAGCTTTGGAAAACAAATCCGTTTGTCTGGGTTCGGTTAGTGCCTGATGATTCTCGGCGCTGGCTTGCTCCAATGAAAACAATTTCTTTTTCGCGTGTGTGATGACGCTTGCGGGAATGCCGGCCAATTTGGCGACTTGCAAGCCGTAGCTTTGGTTTGCTGGGCCTTCTTGTACGGTATGCAGGAAAACGATACTGTCACCGTGCTCAACGGCATCCAAGTGAATGTTGTGGGTATTTTTGAGCTCTTGTGCGAGTTGCGTCAACTCAAAATAATGCGTGGCGAAGAGGGTGTAAGCGCGGTTTTTCTCCGCCAAGTGTTGTGCGCAGGCCCAGGCGAGCGACAGGCCATCAAAGGTGCTGGTGCCTCGACCAATTTCGTCCATTAAGACCAAGCTTTGCTCTGTGGCGTTATGCAGAATATTCGCAGTCTCTGTCATTTCCACCATAAACGTTGAGCGACCTGAGGCCAGATCATCAGCCGCGCCTATGCGTGTGAAAATACGGTCGATGGGGCCGAGAGTGGCAGACTTAGCTGGCACGAAGCAGCCGCAGTATGCCATGAGCGCAATCAATGCAGTCTGGCGCATATAGGTGGATTTACCACCCATGTTGGGGCCTGTAATAATGAGTAATTTTCGACCGTCTTTAAAGGTGGTGTCATTAGCAATGAAGGGTTCATTTAAAACGGATTCAACGACGAGGTGTCGACCCGATTCAATTTGTAAGCCGGGTGTTTCATTAAGTTGCGGGCGCACAAGATCTAAGGTGAGCGCGCGCTCGCTTAAGTTTTGTAGCACATCCAGTTCGGCTAAAGCGCGAGCCGATTGTTGCAGTGCGCATAAATCTTCGTTTAGGGTTTCCAGTAGTGTATCGTAGAGTGCTTTTTCGCGCGCCAGCGCTTTGGCTTTCGCACTTAAGACTTTATCTTCAAAGGTTTTTAATTCGGGTGTGATGAATCGTTCAGCATTTTTCAAGGTTTGGCGGCGGGTATATTCCGTGGGCGCTTGCTCGGATTGTGCGCGTGAGATTTCGATATAGTAACCGTGCACGCGATTAAAGCCGACTTTGAGCGTGCTGATGCCTGTGCGCTCACGCTCTTGCGTTTCAAGCTTGACCAAAAAATCGCTGGCATTACTGCTTAAATCACGCAGTTCATCGAGTTCAGCGTCATAACCGGGTTTGATCACGCCACCGTCGCGAATCACCACGGGTGGGTTGTCGATGATCGCGCGATCGAGCAGCGCGTGAACGTCGGGAAATGTGCTGGCTTGAGTTTTGAGCTCGACAATCGAGGGCTCGTCAATCTCAGCTAAACAGGCTTGTATCGCCGGCAGTTCGCCGACGGCCTGGCGCAGTTTGATTAAATCGCGTGGACGTGCAGAGCGAATGGCCACACGCGTTAACACACGCTCGACATCACCAACGGTGTGTAAGTGTGAAGACAAGGTTTCAAAACTGTGCTGTTGTAGCAAACTTTCGATAGCACTGAAGCGAGATTCAACCCGTGCACGATCACGCAATGGGCGAATCAGCCAGCGTTGTAGCAAGCGGCCGCCCATCGGCGTGGCGGTGTTGTCAAGCATAGCCAGCAAAGTGTGTTCACGTTTGCCTTTGATGTTCTCTGTGATTTCTAGATTTTTTAAGGTCGCGGCATCCAGCACAATATGATCTTGCGTGCGCTCAGCCGTTATCGCCGTGATGTGCGGCAATGCCGTGCGTTGCGTATCTTTGATGTAATCGAGTACGCAGCCTGCGGCTTGAATAGCAAGTTTTAAATCATCCACGCCAAAGCCGCTTAAATCTTTGGTATTAAATTGTTTGGCGAGCTCGCGGTAAGCCGTGTCGTAGTCAAAATGCCAAATCGCTTGTGCGCGCAGGCAGGCGTAGCTTTTTAAGGCTTCTTTAACCGGGCTGTCTTCGCAATATAAAATTTCAGCGGGTTGAATGCGGGCGATCTCGTTATGCAGCTGATCTAAGCCTTGTACTTCCAGCGCACTAAAGCGGCCACTGGCCACATCTAATGCTGCTAGGCCAAAGTGTGTTTGCTCGGCAAAAATCGCAAGTAGGGTGTTGTCTTTTCGCTCATCGAGTAGGGCTTCATCGCTCACGGTCCCCGGTGTTAAAACACGCACCACTTCACGTTTCACAGGCCCTTTGTCATTCGCTTCGCCGACTTGTTCACAAATGGCCACCGATTCGCCTAGGCGCACGAGCTTGGCCAGATACGATTCAGCCGCATGAAAGGGCACGCCGGCCATAGCAATGGGCTGGCCAGCGGATTGACCGCGAGCGGTCAGGGTAATGTCTAAAATTTTAGCGGCGCGCTTGGCATCGTCAAAGAATAGCTCGTAAAAATCGCCCATGCGGTAAAACACGAGCATATGAGGGTAATCGCGTTTGATGGTCAGGTATTGGCGCATCATCGGCGTGTGGTCGGCAAAAGCATCGCTCATCGTCATTATCGTCCTGGAAATCTGTGCGCCATCGTATCAAAGCCTGAGTTAGCAGGGCAAGTGCTAGCTGGGTTCTTTTGGGTTTGCTTGCGTTCTCTCGCTTTTTGGCTTCAGGTTTCTCTTGTGCAGGGACGCTTTTCGCCATCCATGGCCGCTCCCTTACGGCATCCATGCCTCCAGAGGCCCTGTCCAAGATAAACCTTCGCCATCGCTTTCGAGCGGATAAAACAGTGCTTTTTTTGGATTGAACTTCTGTCCCATTTTGCGTCGTGCTCGAGGGCTGAGTCTGTCGCTAATGCTCAAGGGACGTTCCTTCAAGGCTGTGTGAGGCAGGATGCCGGACCCAGAGTCCCCGGGAGCGGGTAAACATGGGCGGGCGAGCTTGAGTCCGAAGTCAAGTTATCGTAGAGTCAATCCATGAAACATTTAATCCTACAGCTCAAAGATCGCTTACTCGCAGAAAACCTCACATTGGCCACGGCGGAATCCTGCACTGGCGGCTGGGTCGCCAAACTCATCACGGATATACCGGGTAGCTCGGCCTGGTTTGAGCGAGGGTTTGTCACGTATTCCAATCAAGCCAAGCATGAAATGCTGGGTGTGCCCATGCGCTTAATTGAGCAGGAGGGCGCGGTCAGTCGATCAGTGGCTCAAGCCATGGCACAAGGCGCGCTGTTGCATTCCCGTGCTGATATCAGCGTGGCGATTACCGGCATTGCTGGCCCAGATGGCGCGACTGATCATAAGCCCGTTGGTTTGGTGTGGGTTGCTTGGGCGAAGCGTGACGGCGGTGTGCAGGTTCGACGTCAAATTTTTTCGGGCGATCGCAGTGAAATTCGCCAGCAGGCGGTTTGCTTTGCCTTGTCAGGCTTGCTGTAAAACTATAGACTCGCGTCTTTTGTCACCAGGCTTTTTCGCATGACTATCAAGCGTATCAACGTTTTTATGCTGGCTATGCTCATTACGGGCGCGATCGATAGCATCCGTAATTTGCCGACGACCGCATTGTTTGGCACCGAACTGATTTTCTTTTGCATTTTTGCTGCGATTGTTTTTCTCATTCCCACTGCTTTGGTGGCTGCCGATTTATCTTCACGCTTGCCTGAACACGGTGGCGTGTATCGTTGGGTGCGTTTAGCCTTTGGGGAGAACATGGGCTTTTTGACGGTGTGGTTGCAGTGGATCAATACCATTGTTTGGTACCCGACCATTCTGTCTTTTATCGCCGGCACTTTAGCGTATTTGTTGGATCCCGCACTCTTAAATAACAGAGCCTATTTGGTGGTTGTGATTTTAGTGACGTTTTGGGCGCTGACCTTACTAAATCTCAGAGGTCTTCACGTTTCAGCTAAGTTTGCCACGGTTTGCACGATTATTGGTATGGTGATTCCAATGGGTATGATCATTGTATTAGGGTTACTATGGAGCTTCAGTGGTCATGCGGTGCATTTGCACTTCAGCGTTAGAGCGATGATGCCGAATTTAAGTCAGCCGCATAATTGGATTTCTTTAACCGCGATTATGGCGTCATTTTTGGGGATGGAGTTGGCAGCCGTGCATGTGCAGCAGGTGGAGAATCCCAGGCGTAATTTTCCAAGGGCTTTAATGATCTCAGTGGCGATTATTTTGACCACGATGATTTTGGGTGCTTTATCGATTGCTGAGGTGTTGCCCGGTCAGCGCATTAGCTTGGTTAGCGGCGTAGTGCAAGCGATGCGAGATTTTTTGGCGGCTTATCATCTTAGTTGGTGCTTGCCCATTTTTGTGTTGTTGATTTTAATTGGCAGTGTGGGCAGCATGATTAACTGGATTATTTCTCCGGCCAAAGGCCTGTTGCAAGCTGGTCAGCATGGTTTTCTGCCGGCGTGGATGGCGAAAGAAAATGAAAACGGTGTCGCTAAAAATTTATTACTCTTGCAGGCTGTCTTGGTTAGTGCAGTGTGTTTGGCTTTTCTATGGATGCCTTCAGTGAATGGCTCGTATTGGTTTTTAACCGATTTAAGTACTGAGCTTTATTTGCTGATGTACGTCATTATGTTTTTCTCCGCGATCCGTCTGCAAAAACTCTTTCGCGATCGGCCAGCACCGTTTTATTTGCCGGGTGGCAGGGCAGCGAGTTGGGTGGTTGCGGGCTTGGGTTT comes from Gammaproteobacteria bacterium CG11_big_fil_rev_8_21_14_0_20_46_22 and encodes:
- a CDS encoding amino acid permease, producing MTIKRINVFMLAMLITGAIDSIRNLPTTALFGTELIFFCIFAAIVFLIPTALVAADLSSRLPEHGGVYRWVRLAFGENMGFLTVWLQWINTIVWYPTILSFIAGTLAYLLDPALLNNRAYLVVVILVTFWALTLLNLRGLHVSAKFATVCTIIGMVIPMGMIIVLGLLWSFSGHAVHLHFSVRAMMPNLSQPHNWISLTAIMASFLGMELAAVHVQQVENPRRNFPRALMISVAIILTTMILGALSIAEVLPGQRISLVSGVVQAMRDFLAAYHLSWCLPIFVLLILIGSVGSMINWIISPAKGLLQAGQHGFLPAWMAKENENGVAKNLLLLQAVLVSAVCLAFLWMPSVNGSYWFLTDLSTELYLLMYVIMFFSAIRLQKLFRDRPAPFYLPGGRAASWVVAGLGLFGSILAMVVGFIPPANINVGNPANYDWLFFMGMLVMVLPVLFFVVYRQSQLKRLPGDKLS
- a CDS encoding damage-inducible protein CinA, with protein sequence MKHLILQLKDRLLAENLTLATAESCTGGWVAKLITDIPGSSAWFERGFVTYSNQAKHEMLGVPMRLIEQEGAVSRSVAQAMAQGALLHSRADISVAITGIAGPDGATDHKPVGLVWVAWAKRDGGVQVRRQIFSGDRSEIRQQAVCFALSGLL
- the mutS gene encoding DNA mismatch repair protein MutS, which produces MSDAFADHTPMMRQYLTIKRDYPHMLVFYRMGDFYELFFDDAKRAAKILDITLTARGQSAGQPIAMAGVPFHAAESYLAKLVRLGESVAICEQVGEANDKGPVKREVVRVLTPGTVSDEALLDERKDNTLLAIFAEQTHFGLAALDVASGRFSALEVQGLDQLHNEIARIQPAEILYCEDSPVKEALKSYACLRAQAIWHFDYDTAYRELAKQFNTKDLSGFGVDDLKLAIQAAGCVLDYIKDTQRTALPHITAITAERTQDHIVLDAATLKNLEITENIKGKREHTLLAMLDNTATPMGGRLLQRWLIRPLRDRARVESRFSAIESLLQQHSFETLSSHLHTVGDVERVLTRVAIRSARPRDLIKLRQAVGELPAIQACLAEIDEPSIVELKTQASTFPDVHALLDRAIIDNPPVVIRDGGVIKPGYDAELDELRDLSSNASDFLVKLETQERERTGISTLKVGFNRVHGYYIEISRAQSEQAPTEYTRRQTLKNAERFITPELKTFEDKVLSAKAKALAREKALYDTLLETLNEDLCALQQSARALAELDVLQNLSERALTLDLVRPQLNETPGLQIESGRHLVVESVLNEPFIANDTTFKDGRKLLIITGPNMGGKSTYMRQTALIALMAYCGCFVPAKSATLGPIDRIFTRIGAADDLASGRSTFMVEMTETANILHNATEQSLVLMDEIGRGTSTFDGLSLAWACAQHLAEKNRAYTLFATHYFELTQLAQELKNTHNIHLDAVEHGDSIVFLHTVQEGPANQSYGLQVAKLAGIPASVITHAKKKLFSLEQASAENHQALTEPRQTDLFSKAEDDHASELLEQFKALDPNDLTPKAALQWLYDLKARLDD